In Alligator mississippiensis isolate rAllMis1 chromosome 10, rAllMis1, whole genome shotgun sequence, one DNA window encodes the following:
- the LOC109285671 gene encoding uncharacterized protein LOC109285671, translated as MPSAAEWQTVTARTGAARRESVPASPVRLENRYEALAILQEMEGEEETLGQEETPHSSHFKLIKRSKRTQRRRRRVLVIGDSILRGMEGPICRQDPSAREVCCLPGAKIWDVMEVIQARIKPTDYYPLVLVHVGTNDAARRTPDHLMVDYSALGGVLKEFGAQVVFSSILPVNGRGRRHENCIRETNWRLRQWCLEAGFGFLDNDPHITTRDMLSWDGLHVSPKG; from the exons atgccctccgcagcagagtggcagacagtcacagccaggaccggagcagctcgcagagaatcggtaccagcttctccagttcgactggagaacaggtacgaggccctggcgatcctgcaggagatggaaggggaggaggaaacccttgggcaggaagaaacaccacattcttcacacttcAAACTGATCAAGAggtccaagaggacccagaggaggaggcgacgagtgctcgtcataggcgactccatcctgagaggtatggaagggcccatctgtcgccaggacccctcagcacgagaggtatgctgcctccctggagcaaagatttgggatgtgatggaggtaatccaggccaggatcaagcccaccgattactaccccttggtcctagtccatgtgggtactaatgatgcggccaggagaacccccgatcacctgatggtggactacagtgctctgggcggcgtgctgaaggagttcggtgcacaggtggtattctcttccatcctaccagtgaacggacgcggaagacggcatgagaactgcatccgagagaccaactggcggcttcggcagtggtgtctcgaggcaggcttcggcttcctggacaatgacccgcacatcacgacgagggacatgctcagctgggatgggcttcacgtgtcccccaaag gttga